The Marinobacter sp. ANT_B65 genome has a segment encoding these proteins:
- a CDS encoding flagellar hook-length control protein FliK: protein MKLPSDQQPPTSPAPATPRLAQTNDARPPARETTAMSARQQLDQLQLANRESILARVSEIINRQGNAEILLDVRGKPLQVNAAIGATELARGDWVKVMRAGNELQLMGKLAPTPEAAISRALAQRMPWQQSLDNGLAKLMTALNRGVIPELSPGQLPASRSPQPLPEAARQALETLLGRLPASSTLTPGSGSQSNTVQQIRQWIAESGLFAESRLARTPSPDLPDLKLAIGRMITSLLAEQNGDAATLFNRLTPLATPGLVSTPLQFPQPMALSTPTSNSEPASVSQTLRMLAGMLNRITVNQLHSQILSARGGGEAPAPTSTLLLDLPWVTPQNEPRMAQLRLEQHKNESSSKGDDRKRAAISEWRLNLSVDLEQAGALNFEVSLRQQEISARVWAENQDTLKQVNKELPLLRRSLMDLGLEVTDLECRRGSPSYPATKLEHRLVDTRA, encoded by the coding sequence ATGAAACTACCCAGCGATCAACAGCCTCCCACTTCTCCGGCGCCTGCAACCCCAAGGCTGGCGCAAACCAACGACGCCAGGCCACCTGCCCGCGAAACCACAGCCATGTCTGCCCGGCAGCAACTGGACCAGCTTCAGCTTGCAAACCGGGAATCCATACTGGCCCGCGTGTCGGAAATCATCAACCGCCAGGGCAATGCCGAGATCCTGCTTGATGTAAGGGGAAAACCGCTTCAGGTAAACGCAGCGATTGGCGCGACAGAGCTTGCACGTGGTGACTGGGTGAAAGTGATGCGCGCCGGCAACGAACTGCAACTGATGGGTAAACTGGCACCCACGCCGGAAGCTGCCATATCCCGCGCCCTGGCCCAACGTATGCCTTGGCAGCAAAGCCTGGACAACGGCCTGGCAAAGCTGATGACAGCACTGAATCGAGGCGTGATTCCCGAACTGTCACCCGGTCAGCTACCTGCATCCCGAAGTCCGCAACCCTTGCCTGAAGCGGCACGACAGGCACTTGAAACACTGCTTGGACGACTTCCTGCAAGTAGTACGCTGACGCCCGGCTCAGGTTCACAAAGCAATACAGTTCAGCAAATCCGGCAATGGATAGCCGAAAGCGGGCTGTTCGCAGAATCCCGTCTGGCCCGGACGCCCTCCCCGGATCTTCCTGATCTCAAGCTCGCTATCGGTCGCATGATCACAAGCCTGCTGGCAGAGCAGAACGGTGATGCCGCCACCTTATTCAATCGACTTACACCACTGGCCACCCCGGGACTGGTTAGCACCCCCCTGCAATTCCCGCAGCCAATGGCATTATCAACACCAACCAGTAATTCCGAACCGGCATCAGTAAGTCAGACATTACGGATGTTGGCTGGCATGCTGAACCGGATTACCGTAAACCAGTTACATAGCCAGATACTCAGCGCCCGTGGCGGTGGAGAAGCACCTGCGCCCACATCAACCCTGCTTCTGGACCTGCCTTGGGTGACACCCCAGAACGAACCGAGAATGGCCCAGTTACGCCTGGAGCAACACAAGAACGAGAGTTCATCGAAAGGCGATGACCGCAAACGGGCAGCCATCAGCGAATGGCGACTGAACCTTTCAGTTGATCTGGAGCAGGCCGGCGCGTTGAATTTTGAGGTTTCCCTGCGCCAGCAGGAGATAAGCGCACGGGTGTGGGCAGAAAATCAGGACACACTGAAACAGGTGAACAAAGAACTGCCACTTCTTCGACGCAGCCTGATGGACCTGGGACTGGAAGTAACCGACCTTGAGTGCCGCCGGGGCAGCCCCTCATACCCGGCAACGAAGCTGGAGCACAGATTGGTGGATACCCGGGCATGA
- a CDS encoding chemotaxis protein CheW, with product MASPSGQQSQAQDDQVLQYVTFRLDNETYGLNVMQIQEVLRYTEIAPVPGAPDYVLGIINLRGNVVTVIDTRRRFGLADADVTDATRVVVMESADQVMGILVDSVAEVVYLKASEIETAPNVGNEESARFIQGVCNKDGELIILVEFDKMLSDHEWAEISGL from the coding sequence ATGGCATCCCCGAGCGGACAGCAAAGTCAGGCCCAGGACGATCAGGTACTGCAGTATGTGACTTTCCGGCTGGATAACGAGACCTACGGTCTGAACGTTATGCAGATTCAGGAAGTATTGAGATACACAGAAATCGCGCCTGTGCCAGGCGCGCCGGATTATGTTCTGGGCATCATCAACCTGAGAGGCAACGTGGTGACGGTTATTGATACCCGCCGCCGCTTCGGGTTGGCAGATGCGGATGTTACAGATGCAACCCGGGTAGTAGTGATGGAATCGGCCGATCAGGTGATGGGTATTCTGGTGGATTCCGTGGCTGAGGTTGTGTACCTGAAAGCCAGTGAAATAGAGACCGCACCGAATGTGGGTAACGAAGAAAGTGCCAGATTTATCCAGGGTGTGTGCAACAAAGATGGTGAACTGATCATATTGGTCGAGTTCGACAAAATGCTGTCAGACCACGAATGGGCTGAAATCTCAGGACTGTAA
- a CDS encoding DUF2802 domain-containing protein: MFTEIPAYTPWVLTAVALVLVFAQGVMLGRQNRQLKTLVKERCDTLGRELHATASGSMGVGQRLVACERQLHELRSTIDEMRQNDPLRISYDEASRLVDLGADIDDLMNTCGISRPEAELVSALRKRQAA, encoded by the coding sequence ATGTTTACTGAAATTCCTGCTTATACCCCCTGGGTCCTGACCGCTGTAGCGCTGGTACTGGTTTTTGCGCAGGGTGTCATGCTCGGGCGCCAGAACCGGCAGCTGAAAACTCTGGTCAAGGAACGCTGTGACACTCTCGGTCGGGAATTACACGCTACGGCCAGCGGCAGTATGGGGGTGGGCCAGCGCCTTGTCGCTTGCGAACGCCAATTGCACGAGCTGCGTTCAACCATTGACGAGATGCGCCAGAACGATCCTTTGCGTATTTCTTATGACGAAGCCTCGCGGCTTGTTGATCTCGGTGCGGATATCGACGATCTTATGAACACTTGTGGGATATCCCGTCCCGAGGCCGAGCTGGTATCAGCGCTGAGAAAGCGTCAGGCGGCCTGA
- a CDS encoding ATP-binding protein, whose protein sequence is MNAGKQHKKAAQRESAEVVFSGELDKLATMDLGPVPPGWRMSPRAVEKFVMGDDSLGIEQKFVADRAMVIRIIISLCTSRGCLLVGEPGTAKSWLSELLTAAISGNSTLALQGGAITQVSQLLYGWNEAILAAQGPCMEALVPSPLMRGMMEGRLVRFEEIARCPQALQDAILSVLSDRVVVVPEIPGDEGVVLAREGFNLIATSNSVDAGVHEMSAALKRRMDFEEIRPIRNLPDEIGVVLREVSKANKRAGIRVDLDEEVIEVLVTMFHELRNGQTMDGRSTDRLAGAALSTAEAVSVAHAASLGAWYYGGGIMTVEQLMHHIIGSALKDHPDDRRRLKHYFETAIAPRKGAVWTQVWALRSLIH, encoded by the coding sequence ATGAATGCCGGGAAGCAGCACAAAAAGGCCGCACAGAGGGAGTCTGCCGAGGTTGTCTTCAGTGGTGAACTGGACAAGCTTGCCACAATGGATCTTGGGCCGGTGCCTCCAGGCTGGCGCATGTCGCCACGGGCGGTTGAGAAGTTTGTCATGGGTGATGACAGTCTGGGTATAGAGCAGAAATTTGTTGCAGATCGGGCCATGGTTATCCGCATTATCATTTCTTTGTGCACCAGCCGGGGCTGTCTGCTGGTTGGTGAGCCTGGTACGGCCAAGTCCTGGCTGTCTGAACTGCTTACAGCGGCCATATCCGGAAACTCCACTCTTGCCTTGCAGGGCGGCGCTATCACGCAGGTGAGCCAGTTACTCTATGGCTGGAACGAGGCGATTCTCGCCGCCCAAGGCCCCTGCATGGAAGCTCTGGTGCCCAGCCCGCTTATGAGAGGCATGATGGAGGGTCGGCTGGTGCGATTTGAGGAAATTGCCCGCTGTCCGCAGGCTCTGCAGGATGCCATCCTGTCAGTGCTCTCCGACAGGGTTGTCGTAGTTCCGGAAATTCCCGGTGATGAGGGTGTTGTTCTGGCCAGGGAAGGTTTCAACCTGATAGCCACGTCTAATAGTGTGGATGCGGGTGTTCACGAGATGAGTGCGGCCCTGAAACGCCGCATGGACTTTGAAGAAATTCGTCCAATCAGGAATTTACCGGATGAAATCGGCGTGGTTCTGCGAGAGGTAAGCAAGGCCAATAAGCGCGCGGGTATACGCGTGGATCTGGATGAAGAGGTTATCGAGGTTCTGGTAACCATGTTTCACGAGCTGCGTAACGGCCAGACAATGGATGGCCGAAGTACCGACCGCCTGGCTGGTGCCGCACTTTCTACAGCCGAAGCTGTATCGGTTGCCCACGCTGCGAGCCTTGGTGCATGGTATTACGGTGGCGGCATTATGACCGTGGAGCAGCTGATGCATCACATCATAGGCTCAGCTCTCAAGGATCATCCGGATGACCGCCGACGGCTAAAACACTACTTTGAGACAGCAATTGCACCCCGAAAAGGGGCCGTATGGACCCAGGTATGGGCGCTGCGCTCACTCATCCATTGA
- the ccmA gene encoding cytochrome c biogenesis heme-transporting ATPase CcmA produces the protein MSEPLLQAVNLQCERDKRILFRELSFSILPGTVTRVEGPNGSGKTTLLRILAGLNDAWTGELKWCGSPVDSQREVFLRNMLYLGHRPGIKPLLTPLENLRALMAGRRPVSDEALSQALQGTGLAGFENVPCRNLSAGQQRRVALARLLIADEPLWLLDEVFTAIDSDGVKALETLLQQRAAEGGAVLVTTHHDLVLPGMHKLILGAGGLSYER, from the coding sequence ATGTCCGAGCCGTTACTACAGGCTGTCAATCTGCAGTGTGAACGGGACAAGCGGATACTATTCCGTGAGTTATCTTTCTCCATACTGCCCGGTACGGTAACCCGTGTCGAGGGGCCAAACGGCTCAGGCAAGACAACGCTACTGCGAATACTGGCAGGTCTGAATGATGCCTGGACAGGCGAGCTGAAGTGGTGTGGATCCCCGGTAGACAGCCAGCGGGAAGTGTTTCTCAGGAACATGCTTTATCTCGGGCACCGTCCGGGGATTAAACCTCTGCTCACCCCTCTGGAAAATCTCCGGGCCTTGATGGCCGGCCGCCGGCCGGTATCTGATGAGGCATTGAGCCAGGCTTTGCAAGGTACCGGCCTGGCCGGGTTCGAAAATGTACCCTGTCGTAATTTGTCTGCAGGCCAGCAGCGGAGGGTAGCTCTGGCTCGTCTGTTGATAGCTGATGAACCGCTCTGGTTACTTGACGAGGTGTTTACCGCCATTGATTCAGATGGGGTTAAAGCGCTTGAGACTCTTTTGCAGCAGCGGGCCGCAGAGGGTGGCGCTGTGCTGGTTACGACCCATCATGACCTGGTTTTACCCGGTATGCATAAGCTGATTCTTGGAGCGGGAGGACTGTCTTATGAACGCTGA
- a CDS encoding EscU/YscU/HrcU family type III secretion system export apparatus switch protein encodes MNKQNESFSSGSSAAVALKYDGEKAPTITATGTYELADEIIRIAREHNVPLYENAELAGILARLSLNEEIPENLYRVIAEVLAFAFHIRGRTPEDAGKDTSASFPSQSPSMDE; translated from the coding sequence ATGAACAAACAAAACGAAAGCTTTTCTTCAGGCTCCAGCGCCGCAGTTGCCCTGAAATACGACGGCGAGAAAGCTCCCACCATAACGGCCACAGGCACTTACGAACTGGCTGATGAGATCATACGGATAGCCAGGGAACACAACGTGCCCCTGTATGAGAATGCAGAACTTGCGGGCATTCTTGCGCGCTTGTCCCTGAACGAGGAAATCCCCGAAAACCTCTATCGGGTTATAGCTGAAGTTCTTGCGTTTGCATTTCATATACGTGGCCGAACGCCGGAAGACGCAGGCAAGGATACTTCCGCTTCATTTCCCAGTCAGTCACCGTCAATGGATGAGTGA
- a CDS encoding ATPase, T2SS/T4P/T4SS family gives MKKVYQRAREALLAVSRHDFVTGSDLIPSMTGHSIPREETVGHILSIMPEITPADVVMHVGGGSGYLAAVLSSLAGRVIYVEKNRHVAEAAKARFFSLGMHNVDVQAQSAESGFELDQPCDLVLCTTFMADRDVLSRYLREGGNLICLEGKAGPVPSMAMFVKRADKLERVRTLGWVDFNRNSGQILIDLGMVDDEELAKAKAEAEAGNCRVLDVLRRNLNIEETDLYRSLAQQRGMVFAEADELLPSLKTDLFRRFSRTFLDLSRIIPVAQGNEKVTFVTDDPDARTDQLERMSPNHVAECWLVTPTDFRRIWSALDLSAKGNRFAADQSVQSSSGSRAGIQRDRPLGGETGNYHVSPYLVSVYEAILLDAVSEKASDIHIEQYGERVRIRLRVDGDLHDLGQYQLTPREIKGVINIIKLRAELNIAERRLPQGGRSRLQLGDMSYDLRIQTQPSLHGEHAVIRLLPQTGRAMTIAELGMSPIIGSHYERLLDNPAGLVLVVGPTGSGKSTTLYAGLQTLADDGRRKVITVEDPIEYSIDNIQQTRVRSDIGFNFADAMRAFVREDPDVILVGEIRDHETALEAVRASQTGHVVLSTLHCNDAVDSLQRLYDLGVHPNSIAGELLAVIAQRLAKRICIHCRQPATPEPAILEEVFPDGTPDNFRCFEGAGCDKCNGRGTQGRVAIVEYMEVDADIRNAISNQPPVAELRWRALDSGLITMRDSALDHVIEGVIPMSELPRILPRERMAPEVRGGRRSPL, from the coding sequence ATGAAGAAGGTTTACCAGAGGGCCCGTGAGGCCCTTCTTGCTGTATCCCGCCATGATTTTGTTACCGGCTCTGACCTGATTCCCTCCATGACCGGGCACTCCATTCCCCGGGAAGAGACTGTAGGCCATATTCTGTCTATCATGCCGGAAATTACTCCTGCTGATGTTGTGATGCATGTCGGGGGTGGCTCGGGCTATCTCGCAGCAGTGTTATCCAGCCTGGCCGGCCGTGTTATCTATGTAGAAAAAAACCGGCACGTTGCGGAAGCTGCAAAGGCACGTTTTTTCAGTCTTGGTATGCACAATGTGGATGTTCAGGCTCAATCGGCTGAAAGCGGTTTTGAACTCGACCAGCCCTGTGACCTGGTGCTGTGTACAACCTTCATGGCGGATCGCGATGTTTTGTCGCGTTATCTTCGGGAAGGGGGCAACCTGATTTGCCTTGAAGGGAAGGCCGGGCCCGTTCCGAGTATGGCGATGTTTGTAAAGCGTGCAGATAAACTTGAGCGCGTACGCACACTCGGATGGGTGGATTTTAACCGGAATTCCGGACAGATTCTGATCGATCTGGGTATGGTCGACGACGAAGAACTGGCGAAAGCGAAGGCCGAGGCCGAAGCTGGTAACTGTCGTGTGCTGGATGTCTTGCGCCGTAATCTGAACATTGAGGAAACCGACCTCTATCGTTCGCTGGCCCAGCAGCGGGGAATGGTTTTTGCTGAGGCTGACGAGCTTTTGCCTTCGTTGAAGACGGATCTTTTCCGGCGGTTTTCCCGCACGTTTCTGGATTTGTCCCGCATTATCCCTGTGGCCCAGGGGAATGAGAAAGTCACGTTCGTTACCGATGATCCAGACGCCCGTACTGACCAGCTGGAGCGGATGAGCCCCAATCACGTGGCGGAGTGCTGGTTGGTTACACCTACAGATTTCCGGAGAATCTGGTCGGCACTGGACCTGTCAGCAAAGGGTAACCGGTTTGCTGCAGACCAGTCAGTGCAATCGTCTTCGGGTTCGAGGGCCGGCATACAGCGAGACAGACCTTTGGGCGGTGAAACCGGAAACTATCATGTCAGCCCTTATCTGGTCTCTGTGTATGAAGCGATACTTCTGGATGCGGTCAGCGAAAAGGCCAGCGACATACACATTGAACAGTATGGGGAGCGGGTAAGAATCCGTTTGCGGGTCGATGGAGATCTTCACGATCTGGGGCAGTATCAGCTTACGCCCCGGGAAATCAAAGGCGTTATCAACATTATCAAGTTGCGGGCGGAGCTTAATATTGCCGAGCGCCGTTTGCCTCAGGGCGGGCGTTCTCGTCTGCAACTGGGGGATATGTCCTACGATTTGAGAATACAGACTCAGCCGTCACTTCATGGTGAGCATGCGGTTATCCGGCTTTTACCGCAGACGGGGCGGGCCATGACCATTGCCGAGCTGGGTATGTCACCCATCATCGGCTCCCATTACGAGCGGCTGCTTGATAACCCGGCGGGCCTTGTTCTGGTTGTGGGGCCAACCGGCTCCGGCAAGTCCACAACACTCTATGCAGGTCTGCAAACTCTCGCAGATGATGGCCGCCGGAAGGTGATTACGGTAGAGGATCCTATTGAGTACTCCATTGACAATATTCAGCAGACCCGTGTCCGGAGCGATATAGGTTTCAACTTCGCGGATGCCATGCGCGCTTTCGTGCGCGAGGATCCGGATGTGATTCTGGTGGGTGAAATTCGCGACCATGAAACCGCCCTGGAAGCTGTTCGCGCATCCCAGACGGGGCATGTTGTACTTTCTACACTGCACTGTAACGATGCGGTAGATTCCCTTCAGCGCCTGTACGATCTGGGTGTTCATCCGAACTCCATCGCCGGTGAACTGCTGGCTGTGATTGCCCAGCGTCTCGCCAAGAGAATCTGTATACACTGTCGCCAACCCGCAACGCCGGAACCGGCCATTCTTGAAGAAGTGTTCCCTGACGGGACTCCGGATAATTTCCGTTGTTTTGAAGGAGCAGGGTGCGATAAATGTAACGGTCGTGGGACTCAGGGCAGGGTGGCCATTGTAGAGTATATGGAGGTGGACGCCGACATCCGCAATGCGATTTCGAACCAGCCGCCTGTTGCTGAGCTACGCTGGCGGGCACTGGATTCAGGCCTTATCACTATGCGCGATAGCGCGCTGGATCACGTAATTGAGGGTGTTATCCCCATGTCGGAATTACCGCGTATTCTGCCTCGGGAACGTATGGCTCCGGAAGTTCGCGGTGGCCGCAGGAGTCCGTTATGA